One stretch of Flavobacterium sp. 9 DNA includes these proteins:
- a CDS encoding AraC family transcriptional regulator encodes MKNSSQKEKIKVREGFLGQRMIVIPKNILSSIKKNALISSLYFTDIGVFPNASHHSMKRKHGSKQYILIYCYKGEGIISKENKTITLKANTFYIIPPEVAHDYYALKQNPWSIYWIHFTGPQAPHFYEKFITEFPETAPQLSLEERRIELFENILDVMEDGYSASNLEYANLSLWQLLNAFLYERFFIKKNRQFSEDNTIESAIDYMKKHLDLSLKINDVAAYFNYSSSHFFTLFKKQTGYSPIHYFNYLKMQKACQYLSFTTMSIKEISFALGFNDPLYFSRLFKKIMSTSPIQYRTEYKQ; translated from the coding sequence ATGAAGAATTCATCACAAAAGGAAAAAATAAAAGTTAGAGAAGGTTTTTTAGGACAACGAATGATTGTGATTCCTAAAAACATTCTTTCGAGCATTAAAAAAAATGCACTAATTTCTAGTTTGTACTTTACAGATATTGGTGTTTTCCCAAATGCAAGCCACCATTCGATGAAACGAAAACACGGAAGCAAGCAATATATCCTTATTTATTGTTACAAAGGTGAAGGCATTATTAGTAAAGAAAATAAAACTATAACGCTCAAAGCGAATACCTTTTATATAATACCTCCGGAAGTGGCGCATGATTATTATGCTTTAAAACAAAATCCGTGGAGTATTTACTGGATTCATTTTACAGGACCGCAAGCACCACATTTCTACGAAAAATTCATCACCGAATTTCCGGAAACAGCGCCACAATTATCGCTCGAAGAAAGACGTATCGAGCTTTTCGAAAATATACTTGATGTTATGGAAGATGGTTATAGTGCCAGTAATCTGGAATATGCGAATCTCTCGTTATGGCAATTATTGAATGCTTTTTTATATGAGCGATTTTTTATCAAAAAAAACAGGCAATTTTCAGAGGATAATACTATTGAGTCCGCAATTGATTATATGAAAAAACACTTGGATTTATCTTTAAAAATCAATGATGTCGCGGCTTATTTTAATTACTCGTCTTCGCACTTTTTTACCTTGTTTAAGAAGCAAACCGGTTATTCTCCAATACATTATTTCAACTATTTAAAAATGCAGAAAGCCTGCCAATATCTCAGCTTTACCACTATGAGTATTAAAGAAATAAGCTTTGCTTTGGGGTTTAATGATCCGTTGTATTTCTCGCGTTTATTCAAAAAAATAATGAGTACTTCGCCTATACAATACCGCACGGAATACAAGCAGTAA
- a CDS encoding sugar porter family MFS transporter, with product MKNYNYTFLLSISLVAALGGLLFGYDWVVIGGAKPFYEIYFGISDSPALQGWAMSSALVGCVAGAAVAGKLADTYGRRPMLIVAAVLFSLCALGTGASETFTVFIIWRIIGGIGIGIASTISPLYIAEIAPQETRGLFVSINQLTVVIGILAAQITNMLITEVIPAGYTHAQILASWNGQTGWRWMFWAGFFPAVLFFILMFLIPESPRYLAKKGKNDTAEATLTKIGGLAYGKEAISKIKETFTEETEQTDFRMLLDKKALPILVIGIVLAAFQQWCGINIIFNYAQEIFVSAGYSINDLFMNIVITGSINLVFTLVAMGTVDKIGRKKLMLFGSGALAVIYALLGYFYYTNVTGLPLLLLVLLAIAIYAMSLAPITWVILSEIFPNKIRGVAMSVATFALWIASALLVQTFPIFNEYLGTSGTFWIYGIICALGFVFVFKKLPETKNKSLEEIEELMVSDKKSKNIQ from the coding sequence ATGAAAAATTATAATTATACCTTTTTATTATCAATTAGCCTTGTTGCAGCATTGGGTGGTCTACTCTTTGGATACGACTGGGTTGTTATAGGTGGTGCAAAACCATTTTACGAAATTTATTTTGGCATTTCAGATTCTCCGGCTTTACAAGGATGGGCAATGAGTAGCGCCCTTGTAGGTTGCGTTGCGGGAGCCGCAGTTGCGGGAAAACTGGCTGATACATACGGAAGACGCCCTATGTTGATCGTTGCCGCCGTATTATTCTCCTTATGTGCGCTTGGTACAGGAGCTTCAGAAACTTTTACCGTATTTATTATCTGGCGTATTATTGGCGGAATCGGAATTGGGATTGCGTCGACAATTTCACCTTTATATATTGCAGAAATCGCTCCGCAAGAAACCCGCGGACTTTTCGTTTCGATTAACCAACTTACTGTAGTTATAGGTATTCTTGCCGCGCAAATAACTAATATGTTGATTACCGAAGTTATTCCGGCTGGATATACACACGCTCAGATTCTGGCTTCATGGAATGGTCAAACAGGTTGGAGATGGATGTTTTGGGCAGGATTTTTTCCAGCAGTTTTATTCTTTATTCTAATGTTTTTAATTCCTGAAAGCCCGAGATATTTGGCTAAAAAAGGAAAAAATGATACAGCCGAAGCAACACTTACCAAAATTGGTGGATTAGCTTACGGAAAAGAAGCTATCTCAAAAATTAAAGAAACTTTCACTGAGGAAACGGAGCAAACCGATTTCAGAATGTTATTGGATAAAAAAGCATTGCCAATTCTGGTAATCGGGATTGTATTGGCTGCTTTCCAACAATGGTGCGGTATTAATATCATCTTTAACTATGCTCAGGAAATCTTCGTTTCGGCGGGTTATAGTATCAATGATTTGTTTATGAATATTGTTATTACAGGAAGTATTAACCTTGTATTTACATTGGTTGCGATGGGAACTGTAGACAAAATTGGACGTAAAAAACTAATGCTTTTTGGTTCTGGCGCACTTGCTGTAATCTACGCTTTATTGGGTTATTTTTATTATACCAATGTTACCGGACTCCCTTTATTATTACTGGTATTATTAGCAATCGCTATTTATGCCATGTCCCTTGCTCCTATTACATGGGTTATTTTATCTGAAATTTTCCCTAACAAAATCCGTGGTGTTGCGATGTCTGTAGCCACATTTGCACTCTGGATTGCTTCTGCGCTTTTAGTACAAACCTTCCCTATTTTCAACGAATATCTTGGCACATCCGGAACTTTCTGGATCTACGGAATCATCTGTGCCTTAGGATTTGTGTTTGTATTTAAAAAACTTCCCGAAACCAAAAACAAAAGTCTTGAAGAGATTGAAGAACTGATGGTTTCTGATAAAAAATCAAAGAATATTCAATAA
- the gldL gene encoding gliding motility protein GldL, whose translation MALLSKKAMNFAYGMGAAVVIIGALFKITHFEIGPLTGTLMLSVGLVTEALIFALSAFEPVDHELDWSLVYPELANGQARKKADKVETPSDTQGLLSQKLDTMLREAKIDGELMSSLGNSIKNFEGAAKAISPTVDSIAGQKKYAEEMSMAAAQMESLNSLYKVQLESASRNAQANSEIAENASKLKEQMQSMTANIASLNSVYGGMLSAMNNKG comes from the coding sequence ATGGCATTATTAAGTAAAAAAGCAATGAATTTCGCTTATGGTATGGGAGCGGCAGTAGTAATTATTGGAGCATTATTCAAAATTACTCACTTTGAAATTGGACCATTAACTGGTACATTGATGCTTTCTGTGGGATTAGTAACTGAGGCGTTAATCTTTGCACTTTCTGCTTTTGAACCAGTAGATCATGAATTAGACTGGAGTCTTGTTTACCCGGAATTGGCTAATGGTCAAGCTAGAAAAAAAGCGGACAAAGTTGAAACTCCATCTGATACTCAAGGATTGTTGTCTCAAAAATTAGACACTATGTTGAGAGAAGCTAAAATTGACGGAGAATTAATGTCAAGTTTAGGAAACTCAATCAAAAATTTCGAAGGAGCTGCAAAAGCAATTTCTCCAACAGTAGATTCTATCGCTGGACAAAAGAAATATGCTGAAGAAATGTCTATGGCTGCTGCACAAATGGAATCATTAAACAGCTTATACAAAGTACAATTAGAAAGTGCTTCAAGAAATGCACAAGCAAACAGCGAAATCGCTGAAAATGCTTCTAAATTAAAAGAACAAATGCAATCAATGACTGCAAACATTGCTTCTTTGAACAGTGTTTACGGTGGTATGCTTTCTGCAATGAATAACAAAGGATAA
- a CDS encoding DUF5107 domain-containing protein translates to MQKVNVWKEKIILPTYEVGKPEKNPVFIEKRVYQGSNGSVYPYPVIEKIADEKIDKEYQAVYLENEFVKIMILPELGGRVHMAYDKTKERHFVYYNQVVKPALVGLTGPWISGGIEFNWPQHHRPTTFDPVDFTIEEHEDGSATVWCSEVERMFRTKGMAGFRLYPDKAYLEIKAQLYNRTSFPQTFLWWANPAVKVNDDYQSVFPPDVNAVFDHGKRDVSSFPIAKGTYYKVDYSPGTDISRYKNIPVPTSYMAIASKYNFVGGYENDSKGGLLHVANHHVSPGKKQWTWGHGDFGRAWDRNLTDEDGPYIELMCGVYTDNQPDFTWIMPGEQKDFTQYFMPYRDLGIVKNATKNAMVNLESIDNKLVIKAYTTGVYPNTTVTLKNNDTVLLQKQYDASPYNSFEETIDFDNNTSLEGLSISVTDSDDKVLVDWAYEGPNEAEIPEAAKPALAPEDIESNEQLFLTAQHLEQYRHATYSPIPYYKEAIKRDVGDVRSNNAMGLWLMRRAKFTEAEPYFRAAIKTLTQRNPNPYDGEAYFNLGLCLKYQDKNKEAYDAFYKATWNAAWQNQGYFYVAQLDALNGDYELALTHIKKAISKNTEDHKALHLQVAFLRKLGQQEKALKLANDYLENDCFNFGLLFEKYLLSNDKKDLAYFNSLIRNNIHTYIEYALDYAAAGLYQEAASLLNEGLKDEETYPMAWYFAGSFYEKLNDYGQAEKCFKMASQAKPDYCFPNQVEAALVLQNVIKKQTNDAKALYYLGNFWYASKFYDDAISCWEQSVAIDDTFPTVHRNLALAYYNKLENEQKALASLEKAFSLDLSDSRILMELDQLYKRLNRDLVFRLAFLEKHLELVIQRDDVYLERVALYNLLGKHDKALTLLQNRIFHPWEGGEGKVSGQYLVSLTEIAKQQISEGNYDEAIELLEQAQTYPDNLGEGKLPGAQENDIHYWLGVAFDKKNNQEEANNWWKKATQGLEEPTAAIFYNDQQPDKIFYQGLAFLKLNDISEANKRFEKLVAYAQKHLNDHVTIDYFAVSLPDLMIWEDDLDKRNKIHCLYMQGLGLLGLDKKAEAEETFTTVLSEEKSHSGVTIHLSLLKNEESVSV, encoded by the coding sequence ATGCAAAAAGTAAATGTTTGGAAGGAAAAAATAATCCTACCAACCTATGAGGTGGGCAAACCTGAAAAAAATCCTGTATTTATTGAAAAAAGAGTTTATCAGGGAAGTAACGGATCTGTATATCCTTATCCGGTTATTGAAAAAATCGCAGACGAAAAAATCGACAAAGAATATCAAGCCGTTTATCTTGAAAATGAGTTTGTTAAAATAATGATCTTGCCTGAACTTGGCGGACGTGTGCATATGGCTTACGACAAAACCAAAGAACGTCATTTTGTATATTATAATCAGGTTGTAAAACCTGCATTAGTAGGACTTACAGGTCCTTGGATTTCTGGTGGAATCGAGTTTAACTGGCCACAACACCACAGACCAACAACTTTTGATCCGGTAGATTTTACGATTGAAGAACATGAAGATGGAAGCGCAACGGTTTGGTGCAGCGAAGTTGAGCGTATGTTTAGAACCAAAGGCATGGCGGGTTTCCGATTATATCCTGATAAAGCGTATTTAGAAATTAAAGCTCAATTGTACAATAGAACTTCATTCCCGCAAACCTTTTTATGGTGGGCAAATCCTGCGGTTAAGGTAAATGACGATTATCAATCGGTTTTTCCACCGGATGTAAATGCCGTTTTCGATCATGGAAAACGTGATGTTTCGTCTTTCCCAATTGCAAAAGGAACGTATTATAAGGTAGATTATTCGCCGGGAACTGATATTTCACGTTATAAAAATATTCCGGTTCCAACGTCTTATATGGCGATTGCGTCTAAATATAATTTTGTGGGCGGATACGAAAATGATTCAAAAGGCGGATTGCTTCACGTAGCCAATCATCATGTTTCGCCCGGAAAAAAACAATGGACTTGGGGACATGGAGATTTCGGTCGTGCATGGGATCGTAACCTTACTGATGAAGATGGTCCATATATCGAATTAATGTGTGGTGTTTATACCGATAATCAGCCTGATTTTACGTGGATTATGCCAGGTGAACAGAAAGATTTTACACAGTATTTTATGCCGTATCGCGATTTAGGTATCGTTAAAAATGCGACTAAAAATGCTATGGTAAATCTGGAAAGTATCGACAATAAATTAGTGATTAAAGCTTATACAACAGGTGTTTATCCGAATACAACGGTTACGTTAAAGAATAACGATACTGTTTTATTACAAAAACAATACGATGCTTCTCCATACAATTCATTCGAAGAAACGATTGATTTTGACAATAATACTTCGTTAGAAGGTTTATCAATTTCAGTAACTGATTCTGATGATAAAGTCTTGGTAGATTGGGCTTACGAAGGACCAAATGAGGCTGAAATTCCTGAAGCTGCAAAACCTGCTTTAGCGCCTGAAGATATTGAAAGTAATGAGCAATTGTTCCTTACAGCACAACATTTAGAGCAATACAGACACGCTACTTATAGCCCGATTCCGTATTATAAAGAAGCTATAAAACGTGATGTTGGCGATGTTCGTTCGAATAATGCGATGGGATTATGGTTGATGCGAAGAGCAAAATTCACAGAAGCTGAACCTTATTTTAGAGCAGCAATAAAAACTTTGACACAGAGAAACCCGAATCCATATGATGGCGAAGCGTATTTCAATTTAGGTTTATGTCTTAAATATCAAGATAAAAACAAAGAAGCTTATGATGCTTTCTACAAAGCAACGTGGAATGCTGCCTGGCAAAATCAAGGTTACTTTTATGTAGCACAACTTGACGCTTTAAACGGCGATTATGAATTGGCTTTGACACACATCAAAAAAGCAATTTCTAAAAATACCGAAGATCATAAAGCGTTGCATTTGCAAGTTGCCTTTCTTAGAAAATTAGGTCAACAAGAAAAAGCATTAAAATTAGCTAATGATTATCTTGAAAATGATTGCTTCAATTTTGGATTACTTTTCGAAAAATATCTTTTAAGCAATGACAAAAAAGACCTTGCGTATTTTAATTCATTGATCAGAAACAATATTCATACCTATATAGAGTATGCATTAGATTATGCTGCTGCAGGTTTATATCAGGAAGCTGCGAGTTTATTGAATGAAGGATTAAAAGATGAGGAAACTTATCCAATGGCTTGGTATTTTGCGGGTTCTTTCTACGAAAAATTAAATGATTACGGTCAAGCCGAAAAATGCTTCAAAATGGCGTCTCAGGCAAAGCCGGATTATTGTTTTCCTAATCAGGTTGAAGCGGCTTTGGTACTTCAAAATGTAATTAAGAAACAAACCAATGATGCAAAAGCTTTGTATTATTTAGGAAACTTCTGGTATGCTTCTAAATTTTATGATGATGCTATTTCTTGTTGGGAACAATCTGTGGCTATAGATGATACTTTCCCAACTGTACATCGTAATTTGGCTTTAGCCTATTATAATAAATTAGAAAACGAACAAAAAGCGCTTGCTAGTTTAGAAAAGGCGTTCTCTTTAGATTTAAGTGATTCAAGAATTTTAATGGAACTCGATCAATTGTACAAACGTTTGAACAGAGATTTGGTTTTCAGATTGGCTTTCTTAGAGAAACATTTAGAATTGGTGATTCAGCGTGACGATGTTTACTTAGAAAGAGTGGCTTTGTACAATCTTTTAGGCAAACACGATAAAGCGTTAACCCTATTACAAAACCGAATTTTCCATCCGTGGGAAGGCGGCGAAGGAAAAGTAAGCGGACAATATCTGGTTTCTTTAACTGAAATTGCCAAACAACAAATCTCCGAAGGAAATTATGATGAAGCAATTGAACTTTTAGAACAAGCGCAAACTTATCCTGATAATTTAGGTGAAGGGAAATTACCTGGCGCGCAGGAAAATGATATTCATTATTGGTTAGGCGTTGCTTTCGATAAAAAGAATAATCAGGAAGAAGCTAATAATTGGTGGAAAAAAGCGACTCAGGGATTAGAAGAACCAACAGCAGCGATTTTCTATAACGATCAGCAACCGGATAAAATTTTCTATCAAGGTCTTGCTTTCTTAAAATTAAACGACATTTCTGAAGCTAATAAACGTTTCGAAAAGCTCGTTGCTTATGCACAAAAGCATCTAAACGATCATGTTACGATTGATTATTTCGCGGTTTCACTACCTGATCTTATGATTTGGGAAGATGATTTAGATAAACGTAACAAAATTCACTGCTTGTATATGCAAGGTTTAGGTCTTCTTGGTTTGGATAAAAAAGCAGAAGCGGAAGAAACTTTTACAACTGTTCTTTCTGAAGAAAAAAGTCATTCAGGAGTTACGATTCATTTGTCTTTATTAAAGAATGAAGAATCGGTTTCTGTTTAA
- a CDS encoding aldose epimerase family protein, producing MNPINKIACEPFGVCNGKEIFIFRMTNVHGNYVELLNYGAIVKSIVVPDKNGIKGNVVLGFPTLEGYLKDTSYIGATVGRFANRINNAEFSIENKTYYLDKNDGKNNNHSGSAGFNNKVFDFIIKEDSVIFTLENENGDGGFPGNLNAKVIYNWTDKNELKIEFLAVADEPTPLNFTNHSYFNLSACTEKISQHKLNIRATKILESKEDYIPTGKIIPADKYLFFNYKVTDVMQNKGLNIYYIFDRNSANENAVCELYEEKSGRLMRVYTSYPGVQLYTGDYLNSAIIGEHSKHYEPFDGLCLECQYYPDSPNHVHFPNTIFGAGQVYNETITYAFDVVILEN from the coding sequence ATGAATCCTATTAATAAGATTGCATGCGAACCTTTTGGAGTTTGTAATGGCAAAGAAATCTTTATATTCCGAATGACAAATGTACATGGAAACTATGTCGAACTCCTTAATTATGGAGCCATAGTAAAATCCATAGTAGTACCGGACAAAAACGGAATTAAAGGAAATGTAGTTTTAGGATTTCCTACTCTTGAAGGGTATCTAAAAGACACTTCTTATATAGGAGCAACGGTTGGACGTTTTGCAAACAGAATCAATAATGCCGAATTTTCGATCGAAAATAAAACCTATTATCTGGATAAAAACGATGGTAAAAACAACAATCATAGCGGTTCGGCGGGATTTAATAACAAGGTTTTTGATTTCATTATAAAGGAAGATTCTGTGATTTTTACTTTAGAAAATGAAAATGGAGACGGTGGTTTCCCCGGAAATTTAAATGCAAAAGTCATTTATAACTGGACAGATAAAAACGAACTCAAAATTGAATTTTTGGCTGTAGCCGATGAACCAACTCCGCTGAATTTTACGAATCATTCTTATTTTAATTTATCGGCTTGCACAGAAAAAATAAGTCAACATAAACTTAATATTCGGGCGACAAAAATATTGGAAAGTAAAGAAGATTATATTCCGACAGGAAAAATTATACCGGCAGATAAATATTTGTTTTTTAATTACAAAGTAACAGATGTAATGCAAAATAAAGGTCTGAATATCTATTATATTTTTGATCGAAATTCGGCCAATGAAAATGCTGTCTGCGAATTGTACGAAGAAAAATCAGGACGATTAATGCGAGTTTACACCTCTTATCCGGGCGTACAATTGTATACAGGAGATTATTTAAACAGTGCAATAATCGGCGAACATTCTAAACATTATGAACCTTTTGATGGACTTTGTTTAGAATGTCAATATTATCCGGATAGTCCGAATCATGTTCATTTTCCAAATACAATTTTTGGAGCCGGACAAGTTTATAACGAAACGATTACGTATGCTTTTGATGTTGTAATTCTTGAGAATTAA